In Acidimicrobiia bacterium, the genomic stretch GTCGTGGGCGTCGCGGCATTCCTATATCCGTTCTGGTTCCCGTCCAACGCATTCCCCGGCAGCGCACACGCCGGCGACGCGCCGCTCTGGGCCGCGGCGATCGGGGCCCTCGTCGTGGGGGCCGTCTCGCTCGAAGTGCGACGCGGGACCATGAACGGCGCGGTCGTGGCTGTGCTCGGCGTGCTCGGCGCGAGCGCCGCGCTGCTGCGCCTCATTGACCTGCCTGGCAACAACGCGGGCATTTTCTTCCTCGTCATCCTCGGCGGCGTCGCCTTCGGTCCTCGGTTCGGTGTGCTCCTCGGCATCACCGCGATGGCGACGTCGGCCGTCATCACCGGCGGCATCGGACCGTGGCTGCCGTTCCAGATGCTCGCCCTTTCGTGGATGGGTGGGACCGCCGGGCTCCTCGGTCGGTGGTCTGCTCGCCTCCCGGCGCGAGTCGAGGTCCTCGTGGTCGCCGGCTTCGGGTGGTGCTGGGGCTTCGCGTACGGCGCGGTGATGAACCTTTGGTCGTGGCCGTTCCTCCAGGGCGACGGCGACACGCTGTGGCGCCCCGGCCTCGGCGTGGGGCGGACCGCCGAGCACTATTGGGCGTACTACGTCGCCACGTCGTTCGGATGGGACGCCGCGGGCGCGCTGTGCAACGCCATCCTCCTGCTCGTCACCGGTTCCGCGCTCCTGCGCACACTCAGGCGCTTCGCGCACCGACTCGAGCCAGTCGTCGAGCTCGTGCCCACGACCTGAACCGGGCGGCTCCGTGACTCAGACGTGCAGCATCTCGTCGTCGATGGCCGCGGCTCGCTCGTACGCTCGAGCGAGACGATCGCGTGCCTCGTCGATCTGAGACTGGGTGAGAATCTCGACGACCAAGAGCTGTCGGACCGCATCACTCGCTTCGCAAAGCTCACGGTGCGCGGCAACAACCTTCTCGCGTTCAATCACAGCCTCAATCTACCTTGTTCTCGTTCGAACGTTCTCCGCGACCTCACGACGTGCGAAAATTCCGGTGGTACGCTGAGTATGTGCTGACGCAATGCGAGATCGATGGTTGCGTCAATGACGCGCAAGGAAAGTTGACCACGAGCGGCTACGAGCTCTGCTCCGACCATTATCAGCAATGGACGACGAACAACATGTTCGTCGTCGAGGATGACGGTAAGGTCGTTCTCAAGTAGCGCGTTTCGCTCGTTCGTTGAGCCTCACCTAGCCTGGGCTCCATGTGCCGAAACATCACGGAACTCAGGGGACTCGAACCGCCGGCGACGCGTGAGGAGGTCGAGGCTGCCGCTCGCCAGTTCGTGCGCAAGGTCAGCGGGATCACCCGACCCCGGGCCGAGATCGCCGAAGATCTCGACCGGGTCGCGCTCGACATCGCCGCCATGATCGAACCGCTCCTCGACCGGCTCCCTCCACGTCGTCAGCCACCGAAGACCATCCCGCCCCTGCGGCGTCCGGAAGTCCGCCAGCGGATGGGGCTCGCACCGCTCAGCTGACGCTGCGCTGGCGCGGTCACGAACGCAGGCCGCCCACCCGCCGCTCGACGGCTGCCGCGAAGCGGTCAGCCGCCGCCGACGCGTACGCGACGAAGTACGACGGCTCCGCCAGCTCGACCTCGAGAATCCGGGGATGCCCATCGGTGCCGGGCACGAGGTCCACGCGGCCGTAGAGCAGCTCGCTCCCACCGCAGGCCGTGATCGTGGCTTCTCCCACCCGCCGTTCCTCGGCGCTGGGCTCGCGCGCGGCGATCTCCTCGGGCGCGAAGAACTCATCGGTCGGCGCTGCATCGCGTTCGAGGATCGGTCCCTTGCGAAAGCCATGCGAGAAGGATCCGTCGAAGTAGACGAGGCCGGTCTCTCCGAGCGTGGCGATCCCTGCCTGATAAGGCTGGACCATCACGGCACGGTGCCGTTCGAGCAGGTCGCGCACGTGGAGCTCGGCTGCACGAGGATCGGAGTGGCGCGCGGTGTCCTTGGAGCCTGCCGAGATCACCGGTTTGACCACGACGTCGCCGCGCCGCTCCGAGAGGTCCGGAGCGTCGCCGCCCGGTTCGTAGAACTCGGTCGGCACAACCGGCAAGCCTCGGGCGGCGAGATCGGCGAGGTAGTGC encodes the following:
- a CDS encoding ECF transporter S component, which produces MNTTSQRVPTAMVYVLMVVVGVAAFLYPFWFPSNAFPGSAHAGDAPLWAAAIGALVVGAVSLEVRRGTMNGAVVAVLGVLGASAALLRLIDLPGNNAGIFFLVILGGVAFGPRFGVLLGITAMATSAVITGGIGPWLPFQMLALSWMGGTAGLLGRWSARLPARVEVLVVAGFGWCWGFAYGAVMNLWSWPFLQGDGDTLWRPGLGVGRTAEHYWAYYVATSFGWDAAGALCNAILLLVTGSALLRTLRRFAHRLEPVVELVPTT
- a CDS encoding DUF2277 domain-containing protein is translated as MCRNITELRGLEPPATREEVEAAARQFVRKVSGITRPRAEIAEDLDRVALDIAAMIEPLLDRLPPRRQPPKTIPPLRRPEVRQRMGLAPLS